The region CTAGGTTATACTTCACGTAGAAGTAGGCCAGGCCCAGGTAACCAATGGTTGATAGGAAAGCCCTCTGTATCGTGAAGCCCAGGGAGAAGAGGAAACCAGCCTTCATACCACCCCTGGTACTGTACTCACCAACTGCGTAGCTGAAGGTTATGGGCCACGTATGCTCATCAGGCGTTATGCCATGAAGCATGCCGAGGAATAAGGCAACAATGAGTATCTCAATTAAGGGTAGATTCCTCGGTGGATGAAGCAGGAAGTTTAGATTCAACACCCCAAGCCCAGCGATGGTAAGGGCTATCACTAGCACCAACACATTCATTAACTGCAACGCTCCGAGACCCAACGTGGTTTTCACGTTCATTAGGGTTACCCTAATGTGAGGGTTAATAAACCTTACTAAGCAATCAAAGCTAGAATAAGCCAATCAAGGAATGATACGAGAAAGTGAATAAGGAAGTTTAATTTTAAACCTAAGGAGACTATGCGATTAAGCCGTGGCCCTGATGGGAGCCCTAGTGAGACCAGGCGCTGGCTTATTGAAAACCTCCTGGTAGACAATGGCAAAGGCCGTGTACCATGCCGACAGTGCGGTTATTATACCCATGTAACCACCAGCCACTGTGAGACCAGCACCAAGTAGGAAGAAGGTTATGGCTAAGGTTAGGAACACGACCCAAAGGGCCCAATTCAGCCTGAAGGTGTATATCCAGAATATCAACGTGAATATCCCAAAGGCAATCAATGTGAGGCTAACGGCAGCTGGGGTCAATGTTATGATGCCCATGGAACTCAAAACAACACTAATGAAATACCACTCCCAGAAGGCCCCGTATGTGAAGAATGCCGTGTAACCAAAGGTATTCCCAGACCTCCACTCAAGTATGCCAGCGGTGAGTTGGGCAAGACCCCCATAGAACGCAGCCAAACCAGCCACAGTACCTGGACCATGCACAATACCCGCATTAATGAAGCTCAAAACCAGCGTTGTTAGGGCAAAGCCCGAGAGCCCCAGGGGGCTGGGTTAGCGGTCTTGGCCTGTGCCATCCTCACCGCCTCATTGTTGTCCCTTCAATTTCTCAATCTCAGCCTTAAACTCCTCATAAGCCCTCTTAACCTCCTCCACACTGGCCTCATCCTCTAGCGTCGTCACGTCACCCAACGGTTGGCCAGTAACCACGGCCTTAACGAGCCTCCTCATGATCTTACCACTCCTGGTCTTGGGGAGCTTGGTTACGAAGAAGACATTCGCCAGAGTGGCTATGGGACCCACCAACTCCCTAACCGTATTATTCAACTCCCTCTTAAGCTCCTCACTGGGCTGGTAACCCTGCCTCAGGACCACATACGCAACGGGCACCTCTCCCTTAACCGGATCCGGCACACCAACAACCGCAGCCTCAGCAACGGCCGGGTGCTGAATGAGCGCGGATTCTAGTTCGTACGTACCAAGCCTATGACCGGCCACCTTAATAACCTCATCAGCCCTGCCAAGTATCCAGAAGTAACCATCCTCATCCTTAACCGCATAATCACCTGCGTAGAACATCCCTGGGAACTTACTCCAGTAAGTCTTCACGTAACGGTCTGGGTCCTTCCAGATCGTCAGGAGCATCCCAGGCCAGGGCTTCTTAATGACCAGGTAACCCCTGGTGCCCGGGGGTACTGGGTTCCCATTATCATCAACCACATCCGCATCAACACCGGGCAGTGGTGGACCATTTGTGCCTGGCTTCAAAGGCACCAGCGCAAGCCCCGGCACGTGGCTTATCAAAATGCCTCCGGTCTCGGTCATCCACCAAGTTGACCCGAATGGTACCCTCTCCCTACCCACGAGCTTCCACAACCAACGCCAAGCCTCTGGGTTTATTGGTTCACCAACACTGTGCATTAACCTTATTGTGGATAGGTCATGCTTCTTAACCCACTCATCACCAAACCTCATGAGCGTTCTAATGCCCGTGGGCGTTGTGTAAAGAATGGTGGCTCCATACCTCTCAGCAATGGCCCACCACCTGTCTGGGTTTGGATAGTCCAGGGCGCCCTCAAACATTATGGTCGTCATCCCCTCCAGTAATGGGCCGAAGACTATGTAACTATGCCCAGTAACCCAGCCGATATCGGCTGTGCAGAAGTGTATGTCGTCTTCCCTGGCATCAAAGACCCACTTCATGGTTGCGTGGAGTAGTACCATGTATCCCCCTGTGTCGTGGACAATGCCCTTGGGCTTTCCTGTGGTGCCTGAGGTGTATAGTATGTAGAGTGGGTGCTCGCTCTCCACGGGCTCTGGCTCCACGTATACGTTGGGTGGCACGTCAGCCATTACCTCATGCCACCAGTAATCGCGCCCCCTGACCATGTTCACGTCATTGAGCCCAACCCTTCTGTACACAATGACATTCTTAACCGTGGGCGATTGCTCCAGGGCCTTGTCTACAACATCCTTAAGCCTAATCACCCTACCACGCCTATAACCGCCATCTGCCGTTATTAAGAGCTTGGCCTCGGCATCGTTAAGCCTATCCGCAAGGGCCTGTGCTGTGAAGCCCGAGAACACCACGGTAAATATAACGCCGAGCCTAGCGGCGGCTAGCATTGCTATGGGGAGCTCGGGTATCATGGGCATGTAGATACCTATGGTGTCGCCCTTCTTCAACCCAAACTTATTCTTGAGCACATAAGCCAGCCTATTAACCTCCCTCCACAGGTCGTAATACGTTAGTTTACGGACCTCAAGCGGATTACCGCTTTGATCCACGGGCTCTCCCTCCCATATAATGGCCACCTTATTCTTACGACCACCCTTAACATTCCTATCTAGGGTTAGGTACGACGCATTGAGTCTACCGCCCACAAACCACTTGTAAAATGGTGGTTGGGGATCGGCAACCAGGACCTTGTCCCAGGGCTTGAACCACTCAAGCTCTTTAGCCACGTTTGCCCAGAAGGACTCAATGTCCTTGAGGCTCTCTGCGTGAATTCTCCTGTACTCCTCAGGGTCAACGGCCCTCTCCTTACCTACCTCTGGTATTATTTTCTCTTTGAAGGGGAGGGCCCAGGTTACTGACATGGTAAATTAACCCTTCCTATTGCATTTTTAAGCATTACTTTGCAGTTAATAATTTATTAACCTTAATTATTAATCATTAATGATATATTGTATTACTACTAGCGTAGAAAATAATGTTTAATCGGAGTCGTGGTCATCTACTCATGATAATATGCTCCACCTGTCTGGTTAGGTGGTTGATTAGGGGTTCTGTGGCTTTCAATCTCTCGTCAATCTCCTTAATTTTGGGTTTAATCTCCTCATTATACACCTTCCAAGTCCTTGGGGGTATTGATCTGGCGAGTAGGGCTGTTCTGTACATGGCCGTAATCTCCGTGGGCCTTAGGTTCCAGGGTAGCTTCAATTCCTCTGTCCTCCTAATTTGCTCAAACCTTTCCCTACCCATCTCAATGGCTTGTAGGTGGTGTGAGTACAGGTGTAGTAATGTGCTCATTGACATTCTATAATTAATTAGGACTATGTGACCATCCACGAGGTATCGACCCCCAACCTCACCGCATGGGCCCACCTCGCCTGGGTTGCACTCACTCACTGGGTTTATGGTTGCGATTACCCTGGGCCTATCCACGTTGAGTGCCTCTGAAATGGTCTCCAGTATTCCCTCGGCACTACTCTCTATATCGCCTAGTGGTTTTATTATTGATTCATTAATTTCATTTAATACCTTGTTTATGTAGTCCCTGAGGGACATGTGATTAATTACCCTCAGTCCTTTATGAACCTTATCTCCGAATTATAACCAATAACATGCTGGGGATATCATCCATGTTGGCTTAGGTATAACGGCCCACCTTAGTTTCTTCAGGGTTAGAAAATGCATAATTCATTGGTTATTTAAGTACTGTGAAGCCTGCGCTTTTAATGAGGGCTGGGGAGTTATCGGTGGATCTTAGGGGTGTGGGTTGTCCGTATGGTAGTATGGTGGCCATTCAATACTTTAGGGATGCACCCACGGGCTTAATCATCACCTTCATACTGGATGATGAGGATTGCTTCACAACACTCAAGAAGTTATTCCCACTCCTGGGCCAAAGGGTTATTAGTGCCGAGGGTGGTAATGGAATTTACAGACTAAAGATTATGAAGGTGAAATCCCTCTAATCCCCAGAGCCGTTTCTACCTGGTTGTTTCCAGGGAGTTCCACCTCGCCCGTGGTTCCTTTTGATTGAGCCACGAGGTCATGGGTGGCTGTCGAGCCCAACGGCACAGGGCTCCCATCTAGGTGGGGAAGCCCACCAGGGCTCAGAGCACCGCTCCCATCACCCCAGCGGGCACAATCAAGTAAATACCATTTTCCCCAACCACCAAAATATTTTCAGCTCCTAACAATCCTATCCAGCGCGTCCCTAACCCCCTGCATGAAGTGCTTCCTAACCCACCATTTCATGGGGATTTGCCACCAGGTAATGTCTACATCGTACTCACAAACCAGTGCCTTACCTGCCTCATCAACATAAGCCTTTATTACGCCTCTGACTGGTCCGTCCACGTTGTTGAAGGTGAGGGTTTTTGTTTTATTGTCCACGTTTATCCATGCGTGCCCTATGTTGAGGTTTCTGGGGGCTGGGAATGCGTACCTAATCCTCACGTAGTAACTATTGCCCCTTCTCTCAATTACCGTCACCTCCCTATGGCCGTGCCAGTACTTGGGGATTGACTCCACATCACTTAACCTACCCCATGCTGTTTCCGGGTCCAGATTGTCTAGGCTCACGGATACCCTAAACGTTATTCTGCCAAGGCCCATGGTTGGGGGTTGTTAGCATGACCTCCCTTTAAGGTGTTGGGGTTAGTGCTTTTAAGAGATGTGGTTTTGTGTAAAATGTGTCCTTTGATAAACCCAATTACCTGGTGGGTAGGAACTTCGTATACAGTGATTATAGGCCTAGGTTCCCACGCTACTACGGCTACTCGGTGAAGCACCTAAAGGCCCAATTAAGGATAAATATCAACGAGAAATCCATAACGGGAATAGCCGAGTACCAGGTTAGTGTCCCGGGTAATGGCCCCATAAGCCTGGATGCGGCTGAGATGAGGATAAACAGGGTGTTGGTTGATGGGTCAGAGGCCAGGTTTGATTATGATGGTAGGGTGGTCACTGTTTACGTGGGCCAGGGGGACCATGTGGTGAGCATTGAGTACTACACGAAGCCCAGGAAGGGCGCTTACTTCATAGTGCCCGATGAGTACTACAGGGACCGGAAGCCCATGGTTTGGACTCAGGGCGAGTCCGAGGATAATCACTACTGGTTACCACTTCCCGACTACCCAAACATGAAGTTCACTAGTGAGTTAATAATTACGGTGCCCAAGCCACTCATGGCCGTGTCCAATGGGGAATTGATAGAGACCAAGGACCTGGGTCAGGAAACCCTGTGGCACTGGAGGCTTGATAAGCCCCACTCAGCCTACTTAATAGCATTTGCCGCTGGTGAGTTCGACGTAGTCAGGGAGGACTGTGACGGAGTGGTATTGGAGCACTACGTACCCAAGGGAATGGGCGACAGGGCCAGGTTCAGTTTCCATAGGACGTGCGACATGATGAAGTTCTACAGTGAGTACACGGGGGTTAAGTACCCATGGCCCAACTACAAGCACGTGGCTGTTTCGGAGTTCATATACGGTGGTATGGAGAATACCACCGTGACCATAGTGACGGACACCACGATCCACGATGAACACGCGCACTGCCCTGGTGGCAGGTTCCCATGCCCGGGATATGAGGACTTCACGTCCGATGGTTTGGTGGCTCATGAGCTGGCTCATCAGTGGTTTGGTGATTACGTTACCACTAAGGATTGGGCCAATATATGGCTTAATGAGGCCTTCGCCACATACTTCGAGGCCCTCTACATGGAGCATGCCAAGGGCCGTGATGAGTTCCTGTACGAGCTCTACCAAAACCTAAGGTCCTACCTGAATGAGTATGGTAGGTACGCTAGGCCCATAGTTACGAGGCTTTACAAGGACCCTGAGGAAATGTTTGACAGGCACACCTACGAGAAGGGTAGCCTCGTACTACACACCCTACGTAGCCTATTGGGTGATGAGGCCTTTAGGCGTGGCATCAATATTTACCTAACCAGGCATGCACACGGTAATGCGGATACTGAGGACTTGAGGAAGGCCCTTGAGGAAGCCTCGGGCCAGCCCCTGGACTGGTTCTTCACACAGTTTGTTTACTCCTCGGGCCACCCCGTGATTAAGTACTCATGGAGTTACGACGCCAACGCCAAGCTGGTTAAGTTAAGTATATCGCAGACCCAGGGTGATGACTCATACCCCATTTACAGGCTACCGTTGGAGTTTGAGGTCAAGTACCCAAGTGGTAAGGTTGATACAATAAGGGTTGATTTGGAGGAGAGGGAAGCCACCATCTACGTGCCGGCCAGTGAGAGGCCGCTTTACGTATGTATTGACCCGCAGTTTAAGGTTGCCGTTAAGTCAGTGAGTGCAGATAAGGGTGTTGAGGAGGCCCTGGCAGAGCTGGGTAGTGGTAGTTTGATGTGCAGGTTAGAGGCTGTGGATTCACTGGCTAGGGATGGTAGTGCCAGGGCTGTGGAGGGGCTTGCCAAGGCCCTCACCGATCCCTTCTGGGGTGTGAGGGCAGAGGCTACCAGGGCCTTAGGTAAGGTGGGTACTGAGGACGCGCTCAGGGTGTTACTGAATGCCCTGAATAGTGAGGGGCACCCCAGGGTTAGGCAGGCCATTGTTGAGGCCCTTGGTAACTTCAGGGGTAAGGCTGATGTTGCCAAGGTTCTTGTTGATGTCCTACGTAACCCCTCGGAGAGTTACTACACGAGGTACAGGGCTGCCCAATCCCTGGGTAAGTTGGGCATTACGGAGTACGTGGGCGAGTTAACAAAGGCCCTTGATTACCCGAGCCATAATTACGTAATAACGCAGGGGGCCCTTGAGGGGCTGGCTGAGCTGGGTACTGAGGATGCCGTTAACACAATACTGAAATACACAGAGTTGGGTAAGCCAACGCTTGTTAGGGCGACTGCCACTAGGGTTCTTGGGAAGTTCGTTGGTGATAGGAGGGTTTATGAGAGGGTTAGGCAGTTGCTTAGGGATCCGTACTTCAGGGTTAGGTTTGCGGCCCTGGCCGCGGTGGAGTCCTCGTTGGATCCGAGGTTCCTCGACATACTTGATGAGCTGGCCATGAGGGATCTTGATGGTAGGGTTAGGCGTTATGCCAGGGATGTGGCTAAGAGGATTAGGGATCAGTTGAGCCGTGGTGTTGAGTATGCGAGGCTTAGGGAGGAGATTGATAGGATTAGGGAGGAGCAGAGGAGGATTGCTGAGAGGCTTGATAGGCTTGAGTATAAGTGATTACTTTAAATCCCTGGCCATGTAGGCCACGTGGGTTCCCGACTTACCAATCTTCAGGACCAGGTCAAAATTTGCCCTTAGTATTTCCTCGAAGCGCTCATGAACCTTCCTTGGGAATACAATCTGTAGGGAGCCCCCTGGGGCTAGGTGCTCCTTGGATTTCTCTATCAATTCCCTATTGACCTCAAGCCCCGCGCTTATTGGTGGATTCGTGACCACCGTATTGAACACCTCATTCTTCACAGGCTCGTATAGGTTCCCACGCCTAACCTCTGCGTTGGGGACTTTGTTGAGCCTTATGTTTATGGAGGCTAGCTTAACGGCTAGGGTGTTCACGTCGGTCATGATCACAAAGCCCTCGGTGGCCAGCTTAGCGGCCACTATGCCGAGAACCCCATAACCACAGCCAAGATCCAGAACCCTCCAGTCTCTCATTATTACCATGTTCTCCGCAAGCAGTCTTGTTCCTGGATCCACATGGTCCTTGGAGAATACCCCAGGGGCCACTAGGAGGGTTAGGTTCAATCCCCTAATTACAGTCCTCAACTCCCTAACCCTCAACTCCCGAAACACAGGCTCATCGGAGTAGTAATGCACCTAAATACACCCTCACTGTCCAAATTTAAACCCTTTTTAAGATAGGTTTAAGTAGGCCAGCACCCCACGCCCGATTGATGGGTAAGAATTTAGGTTTGATTACCTACTTTATGATGTACGTAGTGACCGCATCAACAAACTTCTTCTTCGTTAAGTTCGCGCTTAAGTATTTAGCACCATTGCCGCTAATGAGCATTAGGTATGCGATAGCTGGTGTTACGTTGGCATTAATATCATTGGCTGTGCAGGGTAACTTTAAATTAATAATTAATAATAAGGATATGTTACTTCTGGCGTTGTTCTCAAGCCTTAGTAGTACCCTGTGGGCTTATGGCCTGGTTTATGTGGACCCCGCCTCCTCAGCACTATTTAGTTACACAATGCCCTTCTTCGCACTCATACTATCCCCGTTACTTACTAACGAGAGGCCAAGGCTTATGAACATAGTGGGCGTTACCATTGGATTCTCAGGCGTGGTTCTATACGCCGAGTCATACATAGCCCGTGGCTTCTCGCTAATTGGGGCTTTATTTACGATTGCGAATGCGGTGTTTTGGGCCCTGTATAGTACCTATTTCAAGAGATTGGGTGAGTTTGATGGGTTTAGTGTTGTTGTTAGTATGTTTTTTCTTGGTTCCCTAATGATGGCACTACCCTCGCTGATTCTTTACGGGCCTGGATTCCTGGTTAATACCGATTGGGGTAATGCGGATTTCCTGTTTTACCTCCTGGGTACGTCGGTGATTGGGGGTGCCCTGCTCTTCCTCACTTGGTACCTAATAGTGAATGTGGCTGGTATTACGAATGCTGTTTCATACATATTCGCAGTGCCTGCGTTAACACTGCTCCTGGAGTACATAGTACTGGGCATAAAACCCACTCCGCTGGAGCTTGTGGGTTCTGGGGTCATGTTCCTGGGTATTTACCTGTCCTCGCTACGTTAGGTTAAGATTTTTAAAATGCAGGTTTTTGTGGTTTTGGAATGCCACCATTAACGAGGTCCAAACAACCAAGGAAGCAGAGGAAGGCTTTATTCAATGCGCCATTGCACGTTAGGCATAGGTTACTCACGGCTAGGCTAAGCGAGGACCTGCAGAGGCAGTATGGTATTAAGAGGCTCCCTGTGAGGAGGGGTGATACGGTCCTGATACTCAGGGGTGACTTTAAGGGTGTTAGGGGTAAGGTTGTTGAGGTGGATTTGAGAAGGGTTAGGATCTACGTGGACGGGGCAACCCTAAAGAAGCCAAGTGGCGAGACGGTTTACTACCCAATACACCCATCGAAGGTGATGATTGTGGAGCTGGACACAAGCGATAAGAGGAGGCTCGAGGTTATTGATAGGATTAAGAAGCAGCGTGAGGAGACCCTGAAGAGGATTGAGGAGTTTAAGGAGGCCAGGGCCATTAGGAAGCCCGAGGTCATAGTACTGGGTGGGGAACAGAAGGAAAAGGGTGAGTCCCAGTGAGGAAGTGCTTATTAAGCCTGTCACTCACGGTGGTGTGAATGGGCAGGAGGCATTTAAGACGCTTCACAGCCCCCGAGTGGTGGAGCATCTCAACAAAGGAGCATGTGTGGGTTGTTAAGCCAAGCCCAGGGCCTCACCCACTAAGTAAATCCATACCACTGGCCCTATTGGTCAGGGATGTACTTAGGTATGCAAAGACCCTTAGGGAGGCTAGGTACATTATTGGGCACGGCATGATAAAGGTTGATGGGGTTGTGAGGAGGGATTACAAGTACCCCGTGGGCTTAATGGACGTGGTCGAGATAGTGCCAACACATGAGGTGTACAGGATGATGCCACACCCCACCAGGTACCTATGGCCCATACCCATAAGCCCCGAGGAGGCTAGGTACAAGCTTTGTAGGATTGAGAATAAGACCATGGTTAAGGGTGGGGAGATACAATTAAACCTTCACGATGGGAGGAACATCCAACTAAGCCGTGAGGAGGGCTCCAAGTACCACACACTGGATAGCGTTTTGGTGGATCTGGAGGAGAATAGGATTGTGGATTCAGTGAGTATAGAGCCTGGGGTTCTTGGGCTAGTGGTTGATGGTAGGAACGTGGGGCGTTATGGCATTATAACGGAGATGGTGGAGACGTACATAAGGCGAAAAACCGCCGTTGCCATAAAGAGTAGTGAGGGGCAGGAGTTTAGGACTGTGATTGACTACGTATTCGCGGTGGGTAGGGAGAAACCACTAATAACCCTACCAGAACTTAAGGTGGAGCAACAGGTCCAGCAGACTTAACAGTGAGGTACTCCTTTAATAGGAGAGTTTGCGGAGTTAATCCGTGGGCCTAGAGAGGAAGATGTTCGACGTATTATACTCGGGAAAGAAATTACTAATGCTTCACCTGGAACTCACGAATAAGCCAGGCGCCCTGGACAACGTACTGAGGGTCTTTTCACGACTCAGTATTAATGTTATCTCGGTATCGGCCGTTGGGGCGCCTGATGAGGCCACCGGGGATGTTACGTTAATTGCGGATGTGAGTAATATGGATGATATTAGGAGACTAATTAATGAGTTGCACCTCGTTAATGACATTAGGCGTATGAGGGCCATGGTTCTGACGGCCACTGAGTATCTATGATGGATTTAAGTTAAAGGAGCATTTCGATGGTTACGGGTATATCCACATCCTTGGGTGTTAATCCATACTTAACGGTGGTGAACTCCCTCCTAAACTCAATAACCTCCCTCTTAACCCTCCCTGGATCCTCACCCTTAATGAGGACCCTGGCCATGAATTCCCCAATGACCCTCATCTCATCCTTACCCATACCAAACCTTGTCATTTCCTGAACACCAAGCCTCAATCCACTGGGGTCCCTGAACCCCTTATCCCAGGGTAGTGCGTTCTTATTAACGATTATGTTGGCATTCTCCAGCAAAACCGCGGCCTTGGCGCCACCACCGAGGTTTGATACATCAACAAGGACCTGGTGGGTCCTTGTGAAGCCGAGATTCTCCGCAACAACCTTGAAGCCCAGGGCGTGCAGTGCCTCTGCTAATGCCCTGGCATTCTCCACTACCCGCCCTGCGTAGGCCTCGCCGAACTTCATCATCTCTATTGCTGTGATTGCCGTGGCGGCGTACCTGTGATGGTGGTAGTTCGATGTTAATCCAGGGAATACAGCCCGCTGTATTGGCTTTATCAGGTCCTCCCTATTGGTGAATATCACACCACCCTGGGGCCCAGGGAATGTTTTATGGGTTGAGGAGGTCATTACATCGGCGCCAAGGTCCAGGGGGTTTGGGAATACACCACCCGCTATTAAGCCCAGTACGTGTGCTGAGTCATGCATTAGGTAGGAATTGACCTCATGAACCACATCAACCAACTCCTTAACAGGATGTGGAAATAGGTAGACGGAGCCCCCCAGTATCACGAGCTTTGGCTTAACCTCCCTAATCAACTTAATGGCTGCATCCACGTCCACATTGAAGTTCTCATTATCCCAGGGTAAATCCACAACCTTTAGCTTAAATACGCCTGGGGCTCCCGTAGTCTTATGACTAATATGACCACCTGAATTGAGCGGTACCGAAGCTATCACATCGCCCGTGTTTGTCAATGCGGCGTAGACTGCGGCGTTGGCTATGGTACCCGATATGGGCCTTACATCGGTAAACCTGGCATGGAATAACTGCTTCATTAACTCAGTGAGTAAGCCCTCCAGCTCATCAATGTACTTTGTTCCCTGGTAATACCTACTACCCAATGTGCCCTCCGCATACCTACCCTCCATATCGTTGAGGTAGACATACTCGGCGAGGGGGCTCATTACGTTCTCACTGGGTATGAGGTTTATGGTCTCGAGGCGGCGCCACCTATTGTGTGTTCTAACCAGGTTTAGGACCTCCCTTAATGATGAATCCGGGTCCAGCGGCATTACCACGTAATTGGGGCTCGCCTATTAAAGTTTATGTTTTCAATGAGCTAATTAATCACCTAAGTCCATACCTCCTGACTATTGACATGAGGTCCGTGAGCACCGCCTGGGCTGTTTCAACCCTGCCAGCCCCAGGGCCGATTATGATTAACGAACCCAGTGTGTCCAGTTTGAATTTAATGGCGTTTAGGTTCCCATTAACGTGCGCCATGGGGTCCGCTGGGTCCAGAACCATGGGCTTCACAAAGGCCCTCTTCTCATCCGCGTAGGCAATTAACTTAACAACCCCATTACCCGCCATTTCAATGTTCCTTATACCCACAACCTCCATGGAATCCAGTGAGTGCCTCCAACCCAGGACCCTGGAGATTATGATTGCCTTGAGGGCCGGGTCTACACCGTCTATGTCCAGCGATGGGTCGGCCTCCGCATACCCCATTTCCTGGGCCAGCCTCAGGGCATCATTGAAGCTTAGTCCCTCATGCATCTTGGTGAGTATGAAGTTCGTGGTGCCATTTAGTATCCCCTGGAAGTACTCCACGTGGGCCCCAGGTAGTAACTCCAGTACGTTGAATGACGGGGTGCCGGCCATTACCGTGCCCTTGAAACCAAAGCCCACATTGTACCTCCTCGATAACTCCATGAGCTCATCATAGTGAAACGCCACCGGGCCTTTATTCGTGGTAATCACATGCTTACCACTACGCATGGCTGTGGTTATATAAGTGAAGGCGGGCTCCCCCTTATCCCTTATGTTTAAGTCCGTGAACTCGCAGACCACGTTTGCATCACTCTCGGTTATTAACCTCGGTATATCCTCTGGATCAACCTTAACACCCAATTGCCTCCCTGCCCTGGCATCAGGGAGTATTTCTGGGCCTGGATTCCTTATGAATCCCCTCCTCCTATCCACAATCTCCGTAACCACGGCATCAATGCCCAACTCATCCCTCCTGGCATTGAGTAGTTCGAAGAATCCCTGACCCACGTTGCCGAAGCCCACAATCATTATCTTAATCATCAACCAATGAGTAACTAGTATAATTATAAGGCTTATCTAAATCATTAGCCCTCTATAACTAGCGGTAACACTTAAATACCCCTAAGTAATAAGGGGCTGGGTTGGTAACATGGAAACCCAGGAAATCGAGAACTAATATCAAGGATCCTGGGCAAGTACATAATGAAATGCCCAAGATGCGGGTTGGAACTTCCGCCGAGCCCGCTCA is a window of Vulcanisaeta thermophila DNA encoding:
- a CDS encoding homoserine dehydrogenase, which encodes MIKIMIVGFGNVGQGFFELLNARRDELGIDAVVTEIVDRRRGFIRNPGPEILPDARAGRQLGVKVDPEDIPRLITESDANVVCEFTDLNIRDKGEPAFTYITTAMRSGKHVITTNKGPVAFHYDELMELSRRYNVGFGFKGTVMAGTPSFNVLELLPGAHVEYFQGILNGTTNFILTKMHEGLSFNDALRLAQEMGYAEADPSLDIDGVDPALKAIIISRVLGWRHSLDSMEVVGIRNIEMAGNGVVKLIAYADEKRAFVKPMVLDPADPMAHVNGNLNAIKFKLDTLGSLIIIGPGAGRVETAQAVLTDLMSIVRRYGLR
- the glyA gene encoding serine hydroxymethyltransferase, which gives rise to MPLDPDSSLREVLNLVRTHNRWRRLETINLIPSENVMSPLAEYVYLNDMEGRYAEGTLGSRYYQGTKYIDELEGLLTELMKQLFHARFTDVRPISGTIANAAVYAALTNTGDVIASVPLNSGGHISHKTTGAPGVFKLKVVDLPWDNENFNVDVDAAIKLIREVKPKLVILGGSVYLFPHPVKELVDVVHEVNSYLMHDSAHVLGLIAGGVFPNPLDLGADVMTSSTHKTFPGPQGGVIFTNREDLIKPIQRAVFPGLTSNYHHHRYAATAITAIEMMKFGEAYAGRVVENARALAEALHALGFKVVAENLGFTRTHQVLVDVSNLGGGAKAAVLLENANIIVNKNALPWDKGFRDPSGLRLGVQEMTRFGMGKDEMRVIGEFMARVLIKGEDPGRVKREVIEFRREFTTVKYGLTPKDVDIPVTIEMLL
- a CDS encoding 30S ribosomal protein S4e; the protein is MGRRHLRRFTAPEWWSISTKEHVWVVKPSPGPHPLSKSIPLALLVRDVLRYAKTLREARYIIGHGMIKVDGVVRRDYKYPVGLMDVVEIVPTHEVYRMMPHPTRYLWPIPISPEEARYKLCRIENKTMVKGGEIQLNLHDGRNIQLSREEGSKYHTLDSVLVDLEENRIVDSVSIEPGVLGLVVDGRNVGRYGIITEMVETYIRRKTAVAIKSSEGQEFRTVIDYVFAVGREKPLITLPELKVEQQVQQT
- a CDS encoding ACT domain-containing protein → MGLERKMFDVLYSGKKLLMLHLELTNKPGALDNVLRVFSRLSINVISVSAVGAPDEATGDVTLIADVSNMDDIRRLINELHLVNDIRRMRAMVLTATEYL